A portion of the Drosophila innubila isolate TH190305 chromosome 3L unlocalized genomic scaffold, UK_Dinn_1.0 0_D_3L, whole genome shotgun sequence genome contains these proteins:
- the LOC117786404 gene encoding protein phosphatase 1 regulatory subunit 12A isoform X10 translates to MSTLDVPNNSAMMKRAEQLKRWEESDTNRAAPTPRRTHNGRHIKFSSGCVFLAACLSGDKDDVLQLIDDGADINTANVDGLTALHQACIDDKLEMVEFLVTHGADINRQDNEGWTPLHATASCGFVSIAQYLVENHADVAAVNSDGDLALDLAIDVQHMPMIDYMEKVVQELNIDVDQARKAEEKAMLNDANKWLLSDATEVDRPNPKTGATALHVAAAKGYTNVLSLLLAGRANVDRQDNDGWTPLHAAAHWGQKETAEMLVESWANMDIRNYAGQSCIDVADRKMVKFLEELRANKRNKRRPSSQIRISDAIENHVDKTPTKLVRVEVRTDAAKDAENVKPNQQIHAAEHSVEDEAPWRRKTLRTPNDSPTKNQVPDKELSGKSGNESANDVILRRTHSFENDQKKPIAPVAMLNAATTTTPTTTVLSSPSTTVHTPPIRSNPAAQSSSNSNNNGSTTASAVASEVETPKPKQSAGNIFKNFFKSFVPPVRDEESETQRKAHAKRVRETRRSTQGVTLDEIKSAEELVKKKNLGMNKNNNNNNNNSSSFKLEDITSGGTYPPNQSTIIPSAPAVMAAVNLANTAGAQRRISSGPNALNASNQSLNSVGRPVSAPSETINNSAYMTPPARRYETTSAATTTATTTANNSASAAASANHATASSATTSHVDKDNDKENDNRTQTVIQRRRKPKRRSTGVVHLDMDELDPERQHESANNDNDEKEKESGSERTSRSRTASTATTSAASDSKSTSSSDKAENGDGIDYKALWEAAKMENDKLKQMLKQKDDEVVQTRATLERFANATTKNSLSEIEKRERRAMERKLSELEEELKLLQKLKTENDRLRAENRALTRVVSKLTTSAQSQLAKSK, encoded by the exons GCTTGCATCGATGACAAGCTCGAAATGGTTGAGTTCTTAGTGACACATGGAGCCGATATTAATCGTCAGGACAACGAGGGATGGACACCGCTACATGCAACAGCCTCCTGCGG CTTTGTGAGCATAGCACAGTATCTGGTGGAGAACCATGCCGATGTGGCTGCTGTGAATAGTGATGGAGATTTGGCGCTGGATTTGGCAATTGATGTGCAACATATGCCCATGATTGACTACATGGAAAAGGTGGTGCAGGAGCTAAATATTGATGTGGATCAGGCGCGCAAGGCGGAGGAGAAGGCCATGCTCAATGATGCAAATAAATGGCTGCTTAGCGATGCCACTGAAGTGGATCGACCGAATCCAAAAACTGGTGCAACGGCGCTACATGTGGCAGCTGCCAAGGGCTATACGAATGTGCTGAGTCTGTTGCTCGCCGGACGTGCCAATGTCGATAGACAGGATAATGATGGCTGGACGCCGTTGCATGCCGCTGCACACTGGGGCCAAAAGGAGACAGCTGAAATGCTGGTGGAGTCATGGGCCAACATGGATATACGCAATTATGCTGGCCAATCCTGCATCGATGTCGCCGATCGCAAAATGGTCAAATTCCTGGAAGAATTGCGTGCCAACAAACGCAACAAGCGGCGTCCCTCTAGTCAAATCAG AATCTCAGATGCGATTGAAAATCATGTGGACAAAACACCAACGAAACTTGTACGCGTTGAAGTGAGAACTGATGCCGCTAAGGATG CTGAAAATGTTAAGCCCAATCAACAAATTCATGCCGCCGAACACTCTGTGGAGGATGAGGCGCCCTGGCGACGCAAAACGCTCCGCACGCCCAACGACAGTCCCACTAAGAATC AAGTTCCTGACAAAGAGCTGAGCGGCAAAAGCGGCAATGAAAGCGCCAACGATGTCATCTTGCGACGCACGCACAGCTTTGAGAATGATCAAAA AAAACCGATTGCTCCAGTTGCGATGCTTAatgcagcgacaacaacaacaccaacaacaacagtgctCAGCTCACCCTCAACAACTGTGCATACCCCACCAATACGCAG CAATCCGGCTGcccaaagcagcagcaacagcaacaacaatggcagcacAACGGCAAGTGCCGTTGCCAGCGAAGTGGAGACTCCAAAACCTAAACAATCGGCGGgcaatatattcaaaaactttttcaa ATCCTTTGTGCCTCCAGTGCGCGACGAGGAAAGCGAAACGCAGCGTAAAGCGCATGCGAAGCGAGTGCGAGAGACGCGTCGTTCCACACAGGGTGTCACCCTCGATGAGATCAAGAGTGCCGAGGAGCTGGTCAAGAAGAAGAATCTGGGCATgaataagaacaacaataacaataacaacaacagcagcagc TTCAAGCTGGAGGATATTACCAGCGGTGGCACATACCCGCCCAATCAGAGCACCATCATACCAAGTGCGCCGGCTGTCATGGCAGCtgttaacttggccaacacaGCCGGAGCACAACGTCGCATCAGCAGTGGCCCCAATGCGC taAATGCTTCCAATCAATCGCTCAACTCTGTCGGACGTCCTGTCTCTGCGCCTAGTGAGACGATTAATAATAGCGCCTATATGACGCCTCCAGCCCGCAGATATGAGACGACATCTGCTGCCACAACAACTGCCACGACAACAGCTAACAACTCCGCGTCTGCAGCAGCCAGTGCCAACCATGCAACGGCTTCCAGTGCTACAACCAGCCATGTTGATAAGG ATAACGACAAGGAGAACGATAATCGCACACAGACTGTCATACAGCGGCGTCGCAAGCCCAAGCGCAGATCCACGGGTGTGGTGCATCTCGATATGGAT GAGCTTGATCCGGAGCGTCAACACGAATCGGCCAACAATGACAACGATGAGAAGGAAAAGGAG AGCGGCAGTGAACGCACGTCGCGCTCTCGCACCGcaagcacagcaacaacaagcgccGCCAGCGATTCGAAGAGCACGAGCAGCAGCGACAAGGCGGAAAATGGAGACGGCATTGACTATAAGGCGCTCTGGGAAGCGGCCAA AATGGAGAACGACAAACTCAAGCAAATGCTCAAGCAGAAGGACGACGAAGTTGTACAGACGCGTGCGACGCTCGAACGCTTTGCCAATGCC ACAACTAAAAATTCACTCTCTGAGATTGAGAAGCGTGAAAGAAGAGCTATGGAACGCAAGCTTTCCGAATTGGAAGAAGAGCTCAAG CTCTTGCAGAAGCTAAAGACTGAGAACGACCGTCTGCGTGCGGAGAATCGTGCACTCACGCGAGTTGTCTCTAAGTTGACCACCTCGGCACAGAGTCAActggccaaaagcaaataG
- the LOC117786404 gene encoding protein phosphatase 1 regulatory subunit 12B isoform X7 — MSTLDVPNNSAMMKRAEQLKRWEESDTNRAAPTPRRTHNGRHIKFSSGCVFLAACLSGDKDDVLQLIDDGADINTANVDGLTALHQACIDDKLEMVEFLVTHGADINRQDNEGWTPLHATASCGFVSIAQYLVENHADVAAVNSDGDLALDLAIDVQHMPMIDYMEKVVQELNIDVDQARKAEEKAMLNDANKWLLSDATEVDRPNPKTGATALHVAAAKGYTNVLSLLLAGRANVDRQDNDGWTPLHAAAHWGQKETAEMLVESWANMDIRNYAGQSCIDVADRKMVKFLEELRANKRNKRRPSSQISRISDAIENHVDKTPTKLVRVEVRTDAAKDAENVKPNQQIHAAEHSVEDEAPWRRKTLRTPNDSPTKNQVPDKELSGKSGNESANDVILRRTHSFENDQKFYQKYNELRARIKANSCPILLATTANALPGNANNNNNQSSNNNNNNNNNNINNNKSLLLLGQTANTTGISSSNNYNNTSTSSTTNTTTTFNTHTNNTTTAAAATTTATAATTTSITSTANPSLTYSVQRSASLKDNSVYFRKPIAPVAMLNAATTTTPTTTVLSSPSTTVHTPPIRRSFVPPVRDEESETQRKAHAKRVRETRRSTQGVTLDEIKSAEELVKKKNLGMNKNNNNNNNNSSSFKLEDITSGGTYPPNQSTIIPSAPAVMAAVNLANTAGAQRRISSGPNALNASNQSLNSVGRPVSAPSETINNSAYMTPPARRYETTSAATTTATTTANNSASAAASANHATASSATTSHVDKDNDKENDNRTQTVIQRRRKPKRRSTGVVHLDMDELDPERQHESANNDNDEKEKESGSERTSRSRTASTATTSAASDSKSTSSSDKAENGDGIDYKALWEAAKMENDKLKQMLKQKDDEVVQTRATLERFANATTKNSLSEIEKRERRAMERKLSELEEELKLLQKLKTENDRLRAENRALTRVVSKLTTSAQSQLAKSK; from the exons GCTTGCATCGATGACAAGCTCGAAATGGTTGAGTTCTTAGTGACACATGGAGCCGATATTAATCGTCAGGACAACGAGGGATGGACACCGCTACATGCAACAGCCTCCTGCGG CTTTGTGAGCATAGCACAGTATCTGGTGGAGAACCATGCCGATGTGGCTGCTGTGAATAGTGATGGAGATTTGGCGCTGGATTTGGCAATTGATGTGCAACATATGCCCATGATTGACTACATGGAAAAGGTGGTGCAGGAGCTAAATATTGATGTGGATCAGGCGCGCAAGGCGGAGGAGAAGGCCATGCTCAATGATGCAAATAAATGGCTGCTTAGCGATGCCACTGAAGTGGATCGACCGAATCCAAAAACTGGTGCAACGGCGCTACATGTGGCAGCTGCCAAGGGCTATACGAATGTGCTGAGTCTGTTGCTCGCCGGACGTGCCAATGTCGATAGACAGGATAATGATGGCTGGACGCCGTTGCATGCCGCTGCACACTGGGGCCAAAAGGAGACAGCTGAAATGCTGGTGGAGTCATGGGCCAACATGGATATACGCAATTATGCTGGCCAATCCTGCATCGATGTCGCCGATCGCAAAATGGTCAAATTCCTGGAAGAATTGCGTGCCAACAAACGCAACAAGCGGCGTCCCTCTAGTCAAATCAG CAGAATCTCAGATGCGATTGAAAATCATGTGGACAAAACACCAACGAAACTTGTACGCGTTGAAGTGAGAACTGATGCCGCTAAGGATG CTGAAAATGTTAAGCCCAATCAACAAATTCATGCCGCCGAACACTCTGTGGAGGATGAGGCGCCCTGGCGACGCAAAACGCTCCGCACGCCCAACGACAGTCCCACTAAGAATC AAGTTCCTGACAAAGAGCTGAGCGGCAAAAGCGGCAATGAAAGCGCCAACGATGTCATCTTGCGACGCACGCACAGCTTTGAGAATGATCAAAA ATTCTATCAAAAGTACAATGAGCTGCGGGCACGCATTAAGGCGAATTCATGTCCCATACTGCTAGCGACGACGGCGAATGCTCTGCCCGGCAatgccaataacaacaataaccaaagtagcaataacaacaataataataacaataataacatcaacaacaataagagtctgctgctgttgggaCAAACTGCAAACACAACtggcatcagcagcagcaacaactataacaacacatcaacatcaagcacaacaaacaccacaacaacattcaacacacacaccaacaacacaacaacagcagcagcagcaacaacaactgcaacagcagcaactacaacatcaATAACATCTACAGCAAATCCAAGTCTAACTTATAGCGTACAAAGATCGGCCTCCCTCAAAGATAACTCTGTGTATTTCAG AAAACCGATTGCTCCAGTTGCGATGCTTAatgcagcgacaacaacaacaccaacaacaacagtgctCAGCTCACCCTCAACAACTGTGCATACCCCACCAATACGCAG ATCCTTTGTGCCTCCAGTGCGCGACGAGGAAAGCGAAACGCAGCGTAAAGCGCATGCGAAGCGAGTGCGAGAGACGCGTCGTTCCACACAGGGTGTCACCCTCGATGAGATCAAGAGTGCCGAGGAGCTGGTCAAGAAGAAGAATCTGGGCATgaataagaacaacaataacaataacaacaacagcagcagc TTCAAGCTGGAGGATATTACCAGCGGTGGCACATACCCGCCCAATCAGAGCACCATCATACCAAGTGCGCCGGCTGTCATGGCAGCtgttaacttggccaacacaGCCGGAGCACAACGTCGCATCAGCAGTGGCCCCAATGCGC taAATGCTTCCAATCAATCGCTCAACTCTGTCGGACGTCCTGTCTCTGCGCCTAGTGAGACGATTAATAATAGCGCCTATATGACGCCTCCAGCCCGCAGATATGAGACGACATCTGCTGCCACAACAACTGCCACGACAACAGCTAACAACTCCGCGTCTGCAGCAGCCAGTGCCAACCATGCAACGGCTTCCAGTGCTACAACCAGCCATGTTGATAAGG ATAACGACAAGGAGAACGATAATCGCACACAGACTGTCATACAGCGGCGTCGCAAGCCCAAGCGCAGATCCACGGGTGTGGTGCATCTCGATATGGAT GAGCTTGATCCGGAGCGTCAACACGAATCGGCCAACAATGACAACGATGAGAAGGAAAAGGAG AGCGGCAGTGAACGCACGTCGCGCTCTCGCACCGcaagcacagcaacaacaagcgccGCCAGCGATTCGAAGAGCACGAGCAGCAGCGACAAGGCGGAAAATGGAGACGGCATTGACTATAAGGCGCTCTGGGAAGCGGCCAA AATGGAGAACGACAAACTCAAGCAAATGCTCAAGCAGAAGGACGACGAAGTTGTACAGACGCGTGCGACGCTCGAACGCTTTGCCAATGCC ACAACTAAAAATTCACTCTCTGAGATTGAGAAGCGTGAAAGAAGAGCTATGGAACGCAAGCTTTCCGAATTGGAAGAAGAGCTCAAG CTCTTGCAGAAGCTAAAGACTGAGAACGACCGTCTGCGTGCGGAGAATCGTGCACTCACGCGAGTTGTCTCTAAGTTGACCACCTCGGCACAGAGTCAActggccaaaagcaaataG
- the LOC117786404 gene encoding protein phosphatase 1 regulatory subunit 12A isoform X3 yields MSTLDVPNNSAMMKRAEQLKRWEESDTNRAAPTPRRTHNGRHIKFSSGCVFLAACLSGDKDDVLQLIDDGADINTANVDGLTALHQACIDDKLEMVEFLVTHGADINRQDNEGWTPLHATASCGFVSIAQYLVENHADVAAVNSDGDLALDLAIDVQHMPMIDYMEKVVQELNIDVDQARKAEEKAMLNDANKWLLSDATEVDRPNPKTGATALHVAAAKGYTNVLSLLLAGRANVDRQDNDGWTPLHAAAHWGQKETAEMLVESWANMDIRNYAGQSCIDVADRKMVKFLEELRANKRNKRRPSSQISRISDAIENHVDKTPTKLVRVEVRTDAAKDAENVKPNQQIHAAEHSVEDEAPWRRKTLRTPNDSPTKNLPDKELSGKSGNESANDVILRRTHSFENDQKFYQKYNELRARIKANSCPILLATTANALPGNANNNNNQSSNNNNNNNNNNINNNKSLLLLGQTANTTGISSSNNYNNTSTSSTTNTTTTFNTHTNNTTTAAAATTTATAATTTSITSTANPSLTYSVQRSASLKDNSVYFRKPIAPVAMLNAATTTTPTTTVLSSPSTTVHTPPIRSNPAAQSSSNSNNNGSTTASAVASEVETPKPKQSAGNIFKNFFKSFVPPVRDEESETQRKAHAKRVRETRRSTQGVTLDEIKSAEELVKKKNLGMNKNNNNNNNNSSSFKLEDITSGGTYPPNQSTIIPSAPAVMAAVNLANTAGAQRRISSGPNALNASNQSLNSVGRPVSAPSETINNSAYMTPPARRYETTSAATTTATTTANNSASAAASANHATASSATTSHVDKDNDKENDNRTQTVIQRRRKPKRRSTGVVHLDMDELDPERQHESANNDNDEKEKESGSERTSRSRTASTATTSAASDSKSTSSSDKAENGDGIDYKALWEAAKMENDKLKQMLKQKDDEVVQTRATLERFANATTKNSLSEIEKRERRAMERKLSELEEELKLLQKLKTENDRLRAENRALTRVVSKLTTSAQSQLAKSK; encoded by the exons GCTTGCATCGATGACAAGCTCGAAATGGTTGAGTTCTTAGTGACACATGGAGCCGATATTAATCGTCAGGACAACGAGGGATGGACACCGCTACATGCAACAGCCTCCTGCGG CTTTGTGAGCATAGCACAGTATCTGGTGGAGAACCATGCCGATGTGGCTGCTGTGAATAGTGATGGAGATTTGGCGCTGGATTTGGCAATTGATGTGCAACATATGCCCATGATTGACTACATGGAAAAGGTGGTGCAGGAGCTAAATATTGATGTGGATCAGGCGCGCAAGGCGGAGGAGAAGGCCATGCTCAATGATGCAAATAAATGGCTGCTTAGCGATGCCACTGAAGTGGATCGACCGAATCCAAAAACTGGTGCAACGGCGCTACATGTGGCAGCTGCCAAGGGCTATACGAATGTGCTGAGTCTGTTGCTCGCCGGACGTGCCAATGTCGATAGACAGGATAATGATGGCTGGACGCCGTTGCATGCCGCTGCACACTGGGGCCAAAAGGAGACAGCTGAAATGCTGGTGGAGTCATGGGCCAACATGGATATACGCAATTATGCTGGCCAATCCTGCATCGATGTCGCCGATCGCAAAATGGTCAAATTCCTGGAAGAATTGCGTGCCAACAAACGCAACAAGCGGCGTCCCTCTAGTCAAATCAG CAGAATCTCAGATGCGATTGAAAATCATGTGGACAAAACACCAACGAAACTTGTACGCGTTGAAGTGAGAACTGATGCCGCTAAGGATG CTGAAAATGTTAAGCCCAATCAACAAATTCATGCCGCCGAACACTCTGTGGAGGATGAGGCGCCCTGGCGACGCAAAACGCTCCGCACGCCCAACGACAGTCCCACTAAGAATC TTCCTGACAAAGAGCTGAGCGGCAAAAGCGGCAATGAAAGCGCCAACGATGTCATCTTGCGACGCACGCACAGCTTTGAGAATGATCAAAA ATTCTATCAAAAGTACAATGAGCTGCGGGCACGCATTAAGGCGAATTCATGTCCCATACTGCTAGCGACGACGGCGAATGCTCTGCCCGGCAatgccaataacaacaataaccaaagtagcaataacaacaataataataacaataataacatcaacaacaataagagtctgctgctgttgggaCAAACTGCAAACACAACtggcatcagcagcagcaacaactataacaacacatcaacatcaagcacaacaaacaccacaacaacattcaacacacacaccaacaacacaacaacagcagcagcagcaacaacaactgcaacagcagcaactacaacatcaATAACATCTACAGCAAATCCAAGTCTAACTTATAGCGTACAAAGATCGGCCTCCCTCAAAGATAACTCTGTGTATTTCAG AAAACCGATTGCTCCAGTTGCGATGCTTAatgcagcgacaacaacaacaccaacaacaacagtgctCAGCTCACCCTCAACAACTGTGCATACCCCACCAATACGCAG CAATCCGGCTGcccaaagcagcagcaacagcaacaacaatggcagcacAACGGCAAGTGCCGTTGCCAGCGAAGTGGAGACTCCAAAACCTAAACAATCGGCGGgcaatatattcaaaaactttttcaa ATCCTTTGTGCCTCCAGTGCGCGACGAGGAAAGCGAAACGCAGCGTAAAGCGCATGCGAAGCGAGTGCGAGAGACGCGTCGTTCCACACAGGGTGTCACCCTCGATGAGATCAAGAGTGCCGAGGAGCTGGTCAAGAAGAAGAATCTGGGCATgaataagaacaacaataacaataacaacaacagcagcagc TTCAAGCTGGAGGATATTACCAGCGGTGGCACATACCCGCCCAATCAGAGCACCATCATACCAAGTGCGCCGGCTGTCATGGCAGCtgttaacttggccaacacaGCCGGAGCACAACGTCGCATCAGCAGTGGCCCCAATGCGC taAATGCTTCCAATCAATCGCTCAACTCTGTCGGACGTCCTGTCTCTGCGCCTAGTGAGACGATTAATAATAGCGCCTATATGACGCCTCCAGCCCGCAGATATGAGACGACATCTGCTGCCACAACAACTGCCACGACAACAGCTAACAACTCCGCGTCTGCAGCAGCCAGTGCCAACCATGCAACGGCTTCCAGTGCTACAACCAGCCATGTTGATAAGG ATAACGACAAGGAGAACGATAATCGCACACAGACTGTCATACAGCGGCGTCGCAAGCCCAAGCGCAGATCCACGGGTGTGGTGCATCTCGATATGGAT GAGCTTGATCCGGAGCGTCAACACGAATCGGCCAACAATGACAACGATGAGAAGGAAAAGGAG AGCGGCAGTGAACGCACGTCGCGCTCTCGCACCGcaagcacagcaacaacaagcgccGCCAGCGATTCGAAGAGCACGAGCAGCAGCGACAAGGCGGAAAATGGAGACGGCATTGACTATAAGGCGCTCTGGGAAGCGGCCAA AATGGAGAACGACAAACTCAAGCAAATGCTCAAGCAGAAGGACGACGAAGTTGTACAGACGCGTGCGACGCTCGAACGCTTTGCCAATGCC ACAACTAAAAATTCACTCTCTGAGATTGAGAAGCGTGAAAGAAGAGCTATGGAACGCAAGCTTTCCGAATTGGAAGAAGAGCTCAAG CTCTTGCAGAAGCTAAAGACTGAGAACGACCGTCTGCGTGCGGAGAATCGTGCACTCACGCGAGTTGTCTCTAAGTTGACCACCTCGGCACAGAGTCAActggccaaaagcaaataG
- the LOC117786404 gene encoding protein phosphatase 1 regulatory subunit 12B isoform X9 gives MSTLDVPNNSAMMKRAEQLKRWEESDTNRAAPTPRRTHNGRHIKFSSGCVFLAACLSGDKDDVLQLIDDGADINTANVDGLTALHQACIDDKLEMVEFLVTHGADINRQDNEGWTPLHATASCGFVSIAQYLVENHADVAAVNSDGDLALDLAIDVQHMPMIDYMEKVVQELNIDVDQARKAEEKAMLNDANKWLLSDATEVDRPNPKTGATALHVAAAKGYTNVLSLLLAGRANVDRQDNDGWTPLHAAAHWGQKETAEMLVESWANMDIRNYAGQSCIDVADRKMVKFLEELRANKRNKRRPSSQISRISDAIENHVDKTPTKLVRVEVRTDAAKDAENVKPNQQIHAAEHSVEDEAPWRRKTLRTPNDSPTKNQVPDKELSGKSGNESANDVILRRTHSFENDQKKPIAPVAMLNAATTTTPTTTVLSSPSTTVHTPPIRSNPAAQSSSNSNNNGSTTASAVASEVETPKPKQSAGNIFKNFFKSFVPPVRDEESETQRKAHAKRVRETRRSTQGVTLDEIKSAEELVKKKNLGMNKNNNNNNNNSSSFKLEDITSGGTYPPNQSTIIPSAPAVMAAVNLANTAGAQRRISSGPNALNASNQSLNSVGRPVSAPSETINNSAYMTPPARRYETTSAATTTATTTANNSASAAASANHATASSATTSHVDKDNDKENDNRTQTVIQRRRKPKRRSTGVVHLDMDELDPERQHESANNDNDEKEKESGSERTSRSRTASTATTSAASDSKSTSSSDKAENGDGIDYKALWEAAKMENDKLKQMLKQKDDEVVQTRATLERFANATTKNSLSEIEKRERRAMERKLSELEEELKLLQKLKTENDRLRAENRALTRVVSKLTTSAQSQLAKSK, from the exons GCTTGCATCGATGACAAGCTCGAAATGGTTGAGTTCTTAGTGACACATGGAGCCGATATTAATCGTCAGGACAACGAGGGATGGACACCGCTACATGCAACAGCCTCCTGCGG CTTTGTGAGCATAGCACAGTATCTGGTGGAGAACCATGCCGATGTGGCTGCTGTGAATAGTGATGGAGATTTGGCGCTGGATTTGGCAATTGATGTGCAACATATGCCCATGATTGACTACATGGAAAAGGTGGTGCAGGAGCTAAATATTGATGTGGATCAGGCGCGCAAGGCGGAGGAGAAGGCCATGCTCAATGATGCAAATAAATGGCTGCTTAGCGATGCCACTGAAGTGGATCGACCGAATCCAAAAACTGGTGCAACGGCGCTACATGTGGCAGCTGCCAAGGGCTATACGAATGTGCTGAGTCTGTTGCTCGCCGGACGTGCCAATGTCGATAGACAGGATAATGATGGCTGGACGCCGTTGCATGCCGCTGCACACTGGGGCCAAAAGGAGACAGCTGAAATGCTGGTGGAGTCATGGGCCAACATGGATATACGCAATTATGCTGGCCAATCCTGCATCGATGTCGCCGATCGCAAAATGGTCAAATTCCTGGAAGAATTGCGTGCCAACAAACGCAACAAGCGGCGTCCCTCTAGTCAAATCAG CAGAATCTCAGATGCGATTGAAAATCATGTGGACAAAACACCAACGAAACTTGTACGCGTTGAAGTGAGAACTGATGCCGCTAAGGATG CTGAAAATGTTAAGCCCAATCAACAAATTCATGCCGCCGAACACTCTGTGGAGGATGAGGCGCCCTGGCGACGCAAAACGCTCCGCACGCCCAACGACAGTCCCACTAAGAATC AAGTTCCTGACAAAGAGCTGAGCGGCAAAAGCGGCAATGAAAGCGCCAACGATGTCATCTTGCGACGCACGCACAGCTTTGAGAATGATCAAAA AAAACCGATTGCTCCAGTTGCGATGCTTAatgcagcgacaacaacaacaccaacaacaacagtgctCAGCTCACCCTCAACAACTGTGCATACCCCACCAATACGCAG CAATCCGGCTGcccaaagcagcagcaacagcaacaacaatggcagcacAACGGCAAGTGCCGTTGCCAGCGAAGTGGAGACTCCAAAACCTAAACAATCGGCGGgcaatatattcaaaaactttttcaa ATCCTTTGTGCCTCCAGTGCGCGACGAGGAAAGCGAAACGCAGCGTAAAGCGCATGCGAAGCGAGTGCGAGAGACGCGTCGTTCCACACAGGGTGTCACCCTCGATGAGATCAAGAGTGCCGAGGAGCTGGTCAAGAAGAAGAATCTGGGCATgaataagaacaacaataacaataacaacaacagcagcagc TTCAAGCTGGAGGATATTACCAGCGGTGGCACATACCCGCCCAATCAGAGCACCATCATACCAAGTGCGCCGGCTGTCATGGCAGCtgttaacttggccaacacaGCCGGAGCACAACGTCGCATCAGCAGTGGCCCCAATGCGC taAATGCTTCCAATCAATCGCTCAACTCTGTCGGACGTCCTGTCTCTGCGCCTAGTGAGACGATTAATAATAGCGCCTATATGACGCCTCCAGCCCGCAGATATGAGACGACATCTGCTGCCACAACAACTGCCACGACAACAGCTAACAACTCCGCGTCTGCAGCAGCCAGTGCCAACCATGCAACGGCTTCCAGTGCTACAACCAGCCATGTTGATAAGG ATAACGACAAGGAGAACGATAATCGCACACAGACTGTCATACAGCGGCGTCGCAAGCCCAAGCGCAGATCCACGGGTGTGGTGCATCTCGATATGGAT GAGCTTGATCCGGAGCGTCAACACGAATCGGCCAACAATGACAACGATGAGAAGGAAAAGGAG AGCGGCAGTGAACGCACGTCGCGCTCTCGCACCGcaagcacagcaacaacaagcgccGCCAGCGATTCGAAGAGCACGAGCAGCAGCGACAAGGCGGAAAATGGAGACGGCATTGACTATAAGGCGCTCTGGGAAGCGGCCAA AATGGAGAACGACAAACTCAAGCAAATGCTCAAGCAGAAGGACGACGAAGTTGTACAGACGCGTGCGACGCTCGAACGCTTTGCCAATGCC ACAACTAAAAATTCACTCTCTGAGATTGAGAAGCGTGAAAGAAGAGCTATGGAACGCAAGCTTTCCGAATTGGAAGAAGAGCTCAAG CTCTTGCAGAAGCTAAAGACTGAGAACGACCGTCTGCGTGCGGAGAATCGTGCACTCACGCGAGTTGTCTCTAAGTTGACCACCTCGGCACAGAGTCAActggccaaaagcaaataG